The nucleotide sequence AATAGGTTCGAGAGTTTTTTATTTTTCGGGGAGTTAATCGGAAAAATCTTCAGCTTTACGTTTTGATTTTGGTAATTTACTCAAGTTATTGATAAGTATTTATAATACCAGTGCCACTTCATTCCTTCTCACCTTTAATCATAGAATATTTGTCCGCAGATGAACCTTGCCCTGAACAAAATGAAGGGACAGATGAATGCTGTATTTTGTCGGTTCGGGACTTAGCCCAACAGGATATAATGCGGATGTTGCATTCGGAAAAATAATAACCCAAAACAATTATGCTAAAAAAGCGACTTTTTCTCCATACATTAATATTTATATCCTTACTAATAAGTATCCTTCTAATCAAACCTATACCTACCCTAGCCGCCGAATGTGGGCAATCTCTATTTAAAGAGCAAATGCTATCACCTCAACTTGAACAAGTGAAAAGCCGCTTTTTAGAAGAAGCCAATGCCTTTGTCGCCGATACCAATGTTGATAGTATTTTTGAAGTTAACATCGACGGAAAATCCATAGAAGAGATAGAACAAATTCTTACCGATAATCAATCAAACTACTTTGTAGCCAGTACCAGCAACGGATTAGCGGCTGTTTCTGATGGGTTTTCCCAAACTTATAACTCTGTAGATGGGGAATGGAAAAAAACCGTAAAAGTTACCACTCAAAACCGGCAAGGAAAATCTATTACCCCCTATATTCAAATTTTTTATGAAGACAATCACGGTGGAGTGATTCGCTTAAAACCCTACGGTAATACAGATGCACCCGCTAACTTAACCCACTTAAAAAAAGCTCACGGTACTAAATACTATAAAAACGATCCTCAAGGGGATTTATCTTGGGAAAATGAAGCGTTTAAAATTTATGGTTACCAACCTCTGCCCAAGTCTCCTACAGACGTGAAACTCCCTGATGGCATTGTGTATGGTACTCCAGAAGCCGAAAGTTTTCTCGCCCAATGCTGGACTTATTATACTCATGTCCCACTCGATAATATTTTCGATTAACCGATAAGCGACTTAACGCTAGGTGGGCCATGCCCACCCGACAAAACTATTCAATCCCTAATACACTAACCATCAAAGCCTTTTGAGCGTGCATACGGTTTTCGGCTTGGTCCCAAACTCGGGACTGTTTCCCTTCAATGACCTCTGAGGTAATTTCTTCTCCTCGGTGAGCCGGTAAACAGTGCAAAACAATTGCCTCTTTGTCAGCATAACTTAACAATTTTTCATTCAATTGGTAAGGCTGAAAGACTGGAATTCTAGCATCAGCCGATGCTTCTTGTCCCATAGAAGCCCAGACATCAGTATATAAAACATGAGAGCCTTTAGCCGCTTCAACCGGGTCTTTAGTGAGGAAAATTTCGCCGCCATGACTAGCCGCCAATGCTTGAGCCTGCTCAACCACGCCACTATCGGGTTTATAATCATCTGGGGTAGCAATACAGACTTTCATTCCCATCAATGCCCCACCTAATAAAATCGAATGAGCCACATTATTGCCATCTCCGAAATAAGATAAAGTGATGCCCTCAAGGGTGCCAAAACATTCCTGGATCGTCAATAAATCTGCTAAAATTTGACAAGGATGTTCTAAATCACTTAAGGCATTAATAATAGGAATATCAGCATAATGGGCAAAAGTTTGCAGGTCTTCTTGCTTAAAAGTACGTATGGCTAATATATCCAGATAGCGAGCAAGTACCCTAGCCGTATCAGAAATCGGTTCTCCTCTACCCACTTGAGTAACACTCGGGTTGAGGTCTATCACTTGACCCCCGAGTTGATACATAGCTGTGGTAAAAGACACGCGAGTGCGAGTAGAAGCCTTGTAAAAGAGTAGTCCTAAAATTTTCTGGCAGATTGGCTTTTTCTCTCCCTTCTTCAAATCCCTAGCCAGTTGTAACAACGCGCTTATTTCCTTGGTGCTGAGATCAGCAATACTTAAGATATCCTTTCCCTGTAACGCTTTCAGACTCATTTTCTTTGTCCTACTTATGTATGTTGTGGTTTTGCTGCAAGAAGCTTTTATTATATCGATTTTTTCATGGCTCCGGAACAGTGCCTTAAAACTTATTTGATCAAGTTGAGAAATTTTCGGGGTTTTACCGACTTTTTTGAGTCAATTTTAATTGAAGTTTGAAAAACTTACTTTGAATATTCTGTCTGCTATAGTCCCCTTAAAATATTTTTATGGACCCTTATTTTGAGGGGCTTTTTATGAATATTGTCAAGTATTTTTAGCTAATATAAGTATTTTAAATAAAAAAAAATTATGTTTTTTGTTATTGGAAGGGGTAAATAAAAGTGTATAGTTAATTTAATTAGCCTAATTTAAGCTCAATAATTTCTCAAAAAGAAACCCGTGAGTTTTTAAATTATGACTTAATCAATTCATGACATTAAGCTAATGCTATCAGAACGAGTAGAAGATGCTTTTATCAATTTGTGACAACTCTACTATTAAAGGGACTGAGGTTCAGTTATGTCATCTTTAAAACAAAAAGCCATCAAGGGAACAGTCTGGACCATAATGGGTTATGGAGGGGCTAACATCCTCAGACTAGCCAGTAACTTAATTTTGACTCGTCTGCTAGTTCCGGAGTTATTCGGACTGATGGCTTTAGTTAATACCTTTATCATGGGTATAGCCTTATTTTCCGACATTGGAATTGGGCCTAGCATTATTCAAAATAAACGTGGCGATGATCCAATCTTTCTTAATACAGCCTGGACTTTACAAGTAATCCGTAGTTGTGCCATTTGGTTACTCAGTTTAGGAATTTGTGTTCCTGTATCTCATTTTTATAACGAACCAAGACTACTCTGGCTGTTGCCTCTGGTAGCCCTAAACGTATTGATTAACGGTTTTCGTTCTACTAAATTGGCAACAGTTAACCGCCATTTAATGGTGAGTAAGCTAACCATTTTTAATTTAACAGTACAAGCCATTAGCCTGATAGTTACGATTGTTTGGGCTTTTTTTAAGCCTACCATCTGGGCACTGGTAGTCGGGAATTTTTTCTCATCAATATTGGGGCTGGTACTCAGTTACAGGATCATTCCCGGAACCGGTAATCGCTTTGCCTGGGATAAAACATCTCTTAAAGAGCTTATTTCTTTTGGCAAATGGATATTTGTTTCCACCATGATGACCTTTTTGGCTTCACAATCTGACAAACTGTTCATGGGGAAATTATTTTCTACAAAAATGTTAGGTGTCTATACCATTGCTGCAACATTTTCTGAAATGCCAAGACAGATCTTAGGCGCTATCAGCGGCCAAATTATTTTTCCGGTAATTTCAGCACAAAAAGACTTACCCCGTCAAGTTCTTCGAGCTAAAATTTTACAGAAACGTTGGTTGATTCTAGTAGGAATGATAGCGGTTCTTTTGCCTCTAACTTGCTTTGGAGATTTACTCGTCCTGAACTTGTATAAAAAAGCCTATTATGACGCGGCTTGGATGCTGCCAATTCTGGCTTTAGGAATGTGGCCGGCTGTCTTAAACCAATCTATGAGTCCAGCTTTAATTGCCATTGGAAAACCCTTTTATAACGCGGCTGGTGACTTTTCTAAGTTTATGTTTATGGCTATTGGTTTACCCCTTGCCTTTCATAAGTTAGGAATTGTCGGACCGATCTTGATTATTGCTTTTAACGATTTACCGAGTTATATTGTTATGAATTATGGCCTGTGGCGAGAAAAACTGTTTGCTTTAAAGCAAGATATCCTGGCTACTATGTTACTCATAACAGTCTTGAGCGTAGTTTTAATGGGCCGCTATCTGTTGGGTGGGGGGACTCCCATTGATAGAATTATACAAATTCATTAAACGAAACACCGCAGAATTTTTGAGTTGGTTGTTTAAAAATATGGAAACTAGACGAATCGCAGAAATTTTAAAACAGGCACAACCCGATGAAACGGTTACTATTGGCGGATGGGTAAGGACAAAACGGGAATTAAAAGGATTTGCCTTTATGGAAGTTAATGA is from Gloeothece verrucosa PCC 7822 and encodes:
- the argF gene encoding ornithine carbamoyltransferase, whose amino-acid sequence is MSLKALQGKDILSIADLSTKEISALLQLARDLKKGEKKPICQKILGLLFYKASTRTRVSFTTAMYQLGGQVIDLNPSVTQVGRGEPISDTARVLARYLDILAIRTFKQEDLQTFAHYADIPIINALSDLEHPCQILADLLTIQECFGTLEGITLSYFGDGNNVAHSILLGGALMGMKVCIATPDDYKPDSGVVEQAQALAASHGGEIFLTKDPVEAAKGSHVLYTDVWASMGQEASADARIPVFQPYQLNEKLLSYADKEAIVLHCLPAHRGEEITSEVIEGKQSRVWDQAENRMHAQKALMVSVLGIE
- a CDS encoding oligosaccharide flippase family protein, with translation MSSLKQKAIKGTVWTIMGYGGANILRLASNLILTRLLVPELFGLMALVNTFIMGIALFSDIGIGPSIIQNKRGDDPIFLNTAWTLQVIRSCAIWLLSLGICVPVSHFYNEPRLLWLLPLVALNVLINGFRSTKLATVNRHLMVSKLTIFNLTVQAISLIVTIVWAFFKPTIWALVVGNFFSSILGLVLSYRIIPGTGNRFAWDKTSLKELISFGKWIFVSTMMTFLASQSDKLFMGKLFSTKMLGVYTIAATFSEMPRQILGAISGQIIFPVISAQKDLPRQVLRAKILQKRWLILVGMIAVLLPLTCFGDLLVLNLYKKAYYDAAWMLPILALGMWPAVLNQSMSPALIAIGKPFYNAAGDFSKFMFMAIGLPLAFHKLGIVGPILIIAFNDLPSYIVMNYGLWREKLFALKQDILATMLLITVLSVVLMGRYLLGGGTPIDRIIQIH